The following proteins are encoded in a genomic region of Liolophura sinensis isolate JHLJ2023 chromosome 5, CUHK_Ljap_v2, whole genome shotgun sequence:
- the LOC135465495 gene encoding trypsin alpha-3-like, which translates to MVSKLLLCCLLAFVAAESTFDDEYDDPVLNFDDPILKIVGGSVASRGQFPWQLHLKRNGAFTCGAVLISSNRALTAAHCLSSGTYTATAGEHSPSSTSGNEVTRTVSSWTRHPSYSTGSGYPNDIAILRFSSSFPSTTYIKTITMASSTSSDFTGVTCTISGWGRTSGGGSIPSTLRYANMPAISNSECASRWSSISGASINAGHICVYQSGKSACSGDSGGPMVCSGILAGITSWGISSCSGGYPSVYARVSYFRNWIDSNLN; encoded by the exons ATGGTGTCCAAACTGCTGCTGTGCTGCCTTCTTGCCTTTGTGGCTG CCGAGTCGACCTTCGACGATGAATATGACGATCCTGTCTTGAACTTCGACGATCCTATCCTGAAGATCGTCGGTGGCTCAGTGGCGTCACGTGGgcagtttccatggcaactaCATCTGAAGAGAAATGGTGCCTTCACGTGCGGAGCTGTCTTGATCTCATCTAATCGGGCTCTAACCGCTGCCCATTGTCTCAGCTCC GGCACGTACACAGCTACAGCCGGGGAACACAGTCCTTCTTCCACCAGTGGTAACGAAGTCACTCGCACCGTGTCTTCTTGGACAAGG CATCCCAGTTACAGCACAGGGTCTGGATATCCTAACGACATCGCCATCCTCCGATTCAGTTCCAGTTTCCCAAGCACCACTTACATCAAGACGATCACAATGGCGTCCAGTACGAGCAGCGACTTTACTGGAGTGACATGCACAATCTCTGGCTGGGGTAGAACGAGCG GTGGTGGAAGTATTCCCAGCACCCTGAGATACGCCAACATGCCCGCCATTTCCAACTCGGAGTGTGCGTCACGATGGTCAAGTATTTCCGGAGCATCTATTAACGCGGGTCACATCTGTGTCTACCAGTCGGGAAAATCTGCCTGCAGT GGGGACAGCGGTGGCCCGATGGTGTGTAGCGGAATTCTGGCAGGAATCACCTCCTGGGGAATCTCTTCATGTAGCGGTGGCTACCCGAGTGTCTATGCCCGTGTCAGCTACTTCAGAAACTGGATCGACTCAAACCTGAACTAA
- the LOC135466056 gene encoding trypsin alpha-3-like has translation MLSKLFLCCVLALAAAESAFDDEYDDPVLNFDDPILKIVGGSVATRGQFPWQLHLKRNGAFTCGAVLISANRALTAAHCLSSGTYTATAGEHSPSSTSGNEVTRTVSSWTRHPSYSTGSGYPNDIAILRFSSSFPSTTYIKTITMASSTSSDFTGVTCTISGWGRTSGGGSIPSTLRYANMPAISNSECASRWSSISGASINAGHICVYQSGKSACSGDSGGPMVCSGILAGITSWGISSCSGGYPSVYARVSYFRNWIDSNLN, from the exons ATGTTGTCCAAACTGTTCCTCTGTTGTGTACTAGCCTTGGCCGCAG ccGAGTCAGCCTTCGATGACGAATATGATGACCCCGTTCTCAACTTTGACGACCCTATCCTGAAGATCGTCGGTGGCTCAGTGGCGACACGTGGTCAGTTCCCGTGGCAACTACACCTGAAGAGAAATGGCGCTTTCACGTGCGGAGCTGTTTTGATCTCAGCTAACCGAGCTCTTACCGCTGCCCATTGTCTCAGCTCC GGTACGTACACAGCTACAGCCGGGGAACACAGTCCTTCTTCCACCAGTGGTAACGAAGTCACTCGCACCGTGTCTTCTTGGACAAGG CATCCCAGTTACAGCACAGGGTCTGGATATCCTAACGACATCGCCATCCTCCGGTTCAGTTCCAGTTTCCCAAGCACCACTTACATCAAGACGATCACAATGGCGTCCAGTACGAGCAGCGACTTTACTGGAGTGACATGCACAATCTCCGGCTGGGGTAGAACGAGCG GTGGTGGAAGTATTCCCAGCACACTGAGGTACGCCAACATGCCCGCCATTTCCAACTCGGAGTGTGCGTCACGATGGTCAAGTATTTCCGGAGCGTCCATCAATGCCGGTCACATCTGTGTCTACCAGTCGGGAAAATCTGCCTGCAGT GGAGACAGCGGCGGCCCGATGGTGTGTAGCGGAATTCTGGCAGGGATCACCTCCTGGGGAATCTCTTCATGTAGCGGGGGCTACCCGAGTGTCTATGCCCGTGTCAGCTACTTCAGAAACTGGATCGACTCAAACTTGAACTAA
- the LOC135465542 gene encoding ubiquitin carboxyl-terminal hydrolase 5-like, giving the protein MLANLLNPHLPKIRVPQGGQKVYKDECAYSFDTPESENGLYICMSTFLGLGKKHVERHYRKTASSCAVYLRIKRVRKEIPQSEEDKESKPTKLAIGIEGGFSVEEKKFKFEETTSIVVLPDWKEIPLPCDELPDIVALSVAGILGAEDAWKLEEAAAMAGTWDGEKRIISKYAESLQQLDNGKKIPPTGWKCEQCDLTSNLWLNLTDGSILCGRKFFDGSGGNNHALEAYAKTKYPLAVKLGTITPNGADVFSYDEDDMVEDPFLAKHLAHWGINIAAMQKTEKTMIEMEIDLNQKVGEWDVIQEAGNKLIPVYGPGLTGIRNLGNSCYMNSVMQILFTVPDFQKRYAEAAERIFDDAPSDPTSDFNTQMAKFGHGLLSGDYSQPIPEGTEDKVQAPRGIRPQMFKSLIGRGHPEFSTKRQQDAQEFLLHIINVIERNSRGTENPTDSFKYEVEERVQCGGSSKVRYSKRSEYLLSLNIPLEAAVNKDEVLAYEAKKQQLAVESKKIDPSEIVRPQIPLQSCIESFAATVIIDDFYSSALQSKCKAQQTTRLSTFPDFLVIQLKKFTIGEDWVPKKLDVSVDVPDTLDLSPLRGQGMQPGEEELPTEQTDEPEIQIDESVVTQLTEMGFAREGCRKAVYHTKNTGVEAAMNWVMEHMGDPDFEVPLQLPKKSKDSFSPNEEAVAMIVSMGFTIEQASMALKATDNNVERAADWIFSHADELTQPMETESTGANEQAPKFRDGHGKYRLVGFISHMGTSSLVGHYVCHILKDGQWVIFNDEKVALSVNPPKDLGYLYLYQREE; this is encoded by the exons GAAAGTGAAAATGGCCTGTACATCTGCATGAGCACATTTCTTGGACTGGGCAAGAAGCATGTAGAGAGACATTACAGAAAGACTGCATCTAGCTGTGCAGTTTATCTACGGATAAAGAGAGTCAGAAAAGAG ATTCCACAGTCCGAAGAAGATAAAGAGAGCAAACCCACCAAGCTGGCCATAG GCATTGAAGGAGGATTCAGTGTGGAAGAGAAGAAATTCAAGTTTGAGGAAACAACATCAATTGTGGTTCTTCCTGACTGGAAAGAAATCCCTCTCCCATGTGATGAGCTACCAGACATT GTTGCACTGTCAGTAGCGGGAATTCTTGGCGCAGAAGATGCTTGGAAGCTTGAGGAGGCAGCTGCAATGGCGGGTACCTGGGATGGGGAGAAGCGCATCATCTCAAA GTATGCTGAGTCTCTACAACAGTTAGACAATGGGAAGAAGATCCCACCTACAGGCTGGAAGTGTGAGCAGTGTGATTTGACCTCTAACCTCTGGCTGAACCTCACGGATGGCAGCATCCTCTGCGGCAGGAAGTTCTTTGATGGGAGTGGTGGTAATAACCATGCCTTGGAGGCTTACGCCAAGACCAAGTACCCACTGGCTGTCAAGCTGGGCACTATAACACCCAACGGGGCAG ATGTTTTCTCTTACGATGAAGATGACATGGTGGAGGACCCTTTTTTAGCCAAACATTTAGCTCACTGGGGAATAAACATCGCAGCCATGCAAAAG acagagaaaacaatgaTCGAGATGGAGATTGATCTGAACCAGAAGGTTGGAGAGTGGGACGTGATCCAGGAGGCGGGCAATAAACTCATCCCAGTCTATGGACCTGGACTCACTGGCATCCGTAACCTTGGCAACAGCTGCTATATGAACTCCGTCATGCAAATCCTCTTCACAGTCCCAGACTTTCAGAAGCG ATATGCAGAGGCTGCTGAAAGGATATTTGATGACGCGCCCAGTGACCCTACATCTGATTTCAACACTCAAAT GGCAAAGTTTGGTCACGGTTTGCTGTCAGGTGACTACTCTCAGCCAATACCAGAGGGGACAGAAGACAAAGTTCAG GCCCCCAGAGGAATCCGTCCTCAGATGTTCAAGTCATTGATTGGTCGCGGTCATCCAGAGTTCTCCACCAAACGACAACAAGATGCTCAAGAATTCCTCCTCCACATCATTAATGTCATAGAG AGAAACAGTCGAGGGACAGAAAATCCAACTGACAGCTTCAAGTATGAGGTAGAGGAGAGGGTCCAGTGTGGGGGGTCGAGCAAGGTGCGCTATAGTAAACGTTCAGAGTACCTGCTCTCATTGAACATCCCCCTAGAGGCTGCTGTAAACAAAG ATGAAGTCTTGGCCTATGAAGCAAAAAAGCAACAGCTGGCAGTAGAGTCAAAGAAAAT AGATCCATCAGAAATAGTTCGTCCCCAAATTCCTTTACAGTCATGTATAGAATCTTTCGCTGCCACAGTGATTATAGATGATTTCTACAGCTCAGCTCTCCAGTCCAAGTGCAAAGCTCAGCA aacaaccAGATTGTCAACATTTCCAGACTTCTTAGTGATTCAGTTAAAAAAGTTCACCATAGGAGAGGATTGGGTGCCCAAGAAGTTAG ATGTCTCTGTTGATGTCCCCGACACTTTGGACCTGTCTCCTCTCAGGGGTCAGGGTATGCAGCCAGGGGAGGAAGAGTTGCCAACAGAACAGACAGATGAACCAG AGATTCAGATTGACGAATCCGTTGTCACTCAGCTAACAGAAATGGGGTTTGCAAGGGAAGGCTGTCGAAAAGCAGTAtaccatacaaaaaatacagGTGTAGAAGCTGCCATGAACTGGGTGATGGAGCATATGGGAGACCCAG ATTTTGAAGTTCCCCTTCAGCTTCCCAAAAAGTCAAAAGATTCCTTTTCACCCAATGAAGAAGCAGTTGCTATGATTGTCTCCATGGGATTTACCATTGAACAAGCATCTATGGCCTTGAAAGCAACT GATAACAATGTGGAGAGGGCAGCCGATTGGATATTTAGTCATGCAGATGAGCTGACTCAGCCAATGGAAACAGAGTCTACAGGAGCCAATGAACAGGCACCAAAGTTCAGAGATGGACACGGGA AGTACAGACTGGTTGGCTTCATCAGTCATATGGGTACGTCCAGTCTGGTGGGACATTATGTCTGTCACATCCTCAAGGATGGACAGTGGGTGATATTCAATGATGAGAAAGTGGCACTATCGGTGAATCCTCCTAAAGACTTGGGCTACCTGTACCTCTACCAGAGAGAAGAGTGA